In Deltaproteobacteria bacterium, the genomic stretch TGCGGAGCGCTCAGCGGTCTTCGTCGTCGAAGTCGGCTTCGTCTTCGTCGTCGTCGTCTTCATCGCCGTCGTCGTCATCGTCGTCGAGGTCTTCGTCCTCGTCCTCGTCGAGATCCTCGTCGGCGTCCTCGTCCTCGTCTTCATCCGCCTCGGCGCCCGGAAGCTCGTCGCTCTCGATGGCCAGCGACACCAGGAACTTCTTCGAGAGGTTGCCGGTCTGGGCAATCATCTCCGAGAGCGCGTTGGTGAAGTCGTCGGCGAGGTCCTGCGGCGCCTTGGCGTTGCAGTTGGGGCAGTGCAGCTTCTCCTCGCCGTCGATCAGCTCCTGGACGTCGAGCTCGAAGCTCCCCTCGCACTTCTGGCAGGTGAGGTCGATGGTCATGGGTGTGCGGCCCTCCCGCAATCGGGCGTTGATTAGAGCCCGCCTTGCCGCCTGTCAACGAAAGCCGGCAGGCAACGGGTCTACCGGAGCCCGAAAACCCCGCCGGCCTTCCAGCCGCGCAAGCAGCGTCGCCGGGAGGTCGGGTTTTCGGGTGGGCTTCAATCGTTCCCGAAGAGCTCTTTGACCTTGCTGAGGAACGAGCGGCTCTGGGGGTGGCTCTCCTCGCCGGAGAGCTGGGCGAACTTCTCGAGCAGCTCGCGCTGCTCCTTGGAGAGCGAGCTGGGCGTCTCGACGACGACGCGCACGTGCTGGTCGCCGCGGCCGTAGCCGCCGAGCTGGGGCACGCCCTTGCCCTTGAGCCGCAGCACCGTCCCCGACTGCGTGCCCGCAGGGATCTTGAGCTTCACCTTGCCGTCGAGGGTGGGCACGTCGAGCTGGGCGCCGAGCGCGGCCTGGACGAAGGAGATGGGCACCTCGCACCAGATGTCCGAGTCCTCGCGCGAGAAGATGGGGTGCTCGCGCACGTGCAGGGTGACGTAGAGGTCGCCGTTGGGGCCGCCGTTCTCGCCGGGCTCGCCCTCGCCGGTGAGCTTGAGCCGCGTGCCTGCGTCCACGCCGGGCGGGACCTTGACGGTGAGCGTGGTCTCGCTCTCGACGGCGCCGCGGCCCTTGCAGGTGGTGCACGGGTCGGTGATCACCCGGCCGGAGCCGCCGCAGTGCGAGCACGGCCGGGCGATGGAGAAGAAGCCCTGGGTGAGGCGGATCTCGCCGGAGCCGCGGCACGTGGGGCACGTCTTCGGGGTGGAGCCGGGCTTGGCGCCCTGGCCGCTGCAGGCCTCGCAGCGCTTGGGCTTCTTGAGCGAGATCTGCGCGTCGCAGCCGAAGGCGGCCTCTTCGAAGCTCACCTCGAGGTTGAAGCGCAGGTCGGCGCCGCGGCCGCGCTGGCTGCGCCGCCGGCCCTGGCCGCCGAACATCTCGCCGAAGAGGTCGCCGAAGATGTCGTTGATCGACGCGCCGCCAAAGGGATTGCCGCCGAAGCCCTCGAACGGGTTCTTCGAGTGGCCGAACTGGTCGTAGCGCGCGCGCTTCTCCGGATCGGACAGGACCTCGTAGGCCTCGGAGGCCTCCTTGAACTTGTCTTCCGACTCTTTGTCGCCGGGGTTCTTGTCGGGATGGAACTTGAGGGCGAGCTTGCGGTACGCGCTCTTGAGCTCGGTGGGGTCGGCGTTCCGTTCGACGCCCAGGACCTCGTAGTAGTCGCGCTTGTCCACGCTTCGCTCCGCCTCGGCAGCCTTGGGAGCGCAACATAACGCAGGGTTTCGACTTGGCAATCGGCGTTCGGGAGGACGCGGACGAGGCCAGATCGAGGAGCTCTCGGGCGAAAGGCGAGCGGTGGAGCGGACGTGCAGCGGCGTGGCTAGCGAGCCAGCCGAATCCCGCTGAACTGAAACCGGGTCTCCGGAGGCCAGAAGTTGCGATACGTCGGACGCAGGTGCGTTCGCGGCGTGGCGCACGAGCCGCCGCGCAAAACAAATTGGTTACACATGAACTTGCCGTTGTACTCGCCGAGCGCGCCGTCCTCCGGTCGGTAGCCCGGGTAGGGCGCGAACGGCGAGGACGTCCACTCCCACACGTCGCCAAAGAGCGCCGCCGGCTCGCCCTCGCTCGACGGCCCCGGGTGCAGCCGGCCCGACTCGAGCGTGTTCCCCGCAACCGCCGCGCCGGTGCTCGCCGTCTCCCACTCTTGCTCCGTGGGAAGCCGCGCGCCCGCCCAGCGCGCGAAGGCGAGCGCTTCGTAGAGGCTCACGTGGCACACTGGCTCGCTCGGGTCGACGGGCTTCATCCCGTTCAGCGTGAACACCTGCCAGCCGCCGTCGGCGCGCTCCCAGTAGAGCGGCGCCTCCCAGTTCTCGGCGCGCGCCAGCGCCCAGCCGTCGGAGAGCCAGAGCGCGGGTGTGTGGTAGCCGGCGTCGTCGATGAAGGCGCCGTAGTCGCGGTTGGTCACCGGCCGCGAGGCGATCGAGAACGCGGGCACGAAGGTCGGATGCCGCGGACCCTCGCAGTCGAACGAGAAGCCCGGACTCCCGTGCCCGACACATCGCAGCGCCTCGGGAAAGCGCAGCCAGCGCTGCATCGGCGCCACGCCGAACGGATCGCGCCGCTCCTGGTACGCGGGCCGCAGCGGGTTCTGGAAGAAGGCGTGCTTGATGTCGGTGAGCAAGAGCTCCTGGTGCTGCTGCTCGTGGTGCAGGCCGAGCTCGAGCAGGCCCAGCGCGCGGGCGTCGAACCGGCCGATGAGCGCGCGCACGCCCGCGTCCACGTGCGCGCGATAGCGGTAGACCTCGTCCACCGTGGGCCGCGAGAGCAGCCCGCGCGCGTTCCGCGCGTGCCGCGGCCCGAGCGACTCGTAGTACGAGTTGAACAGGTACGCGAACTGCGGATGGAACGACCGCAGGCCAGCCGGCTGGAGCAGGAAGGTCTCGAAGAACCAGCTGGTGTGCGCCAGGTGCCACTTCGGCGGTGAGGCCGAGGTCATCGACTGCAGGCCGTAGTCGTCCGGCTCGAGCGGCTCGGCGAGCCTCTCCGTCGTGGCGCGCACCTCGCGGAAGCGCTCCAGCAGCGCCGTCGCCCGGATCTCCACGCCCGCCTCGAACACGCCCGCGTCCACGAACCCCAATCTGGAGACGCCGCTGGCCGCGTGCAGGCCATGACCTGAGCAACTCCGGACGAGCCACGGACCACGAGCCACGAGCCACGATTGGTTCTACAGTCGCGCGCCATGTTCGCCGGGTTGCGCCTGCCGTTGAAGACCGCCGGGTTCCTCGGCTGGACGTTCTCGCTCTACGGCCTGCTCGAGGCGGAGTCGCTGTTCGCCGCGGCGCAGCGCCACGAGGAGCTGGTCAAGACCTGGCAAGGCCGCTACGGGCGCGGGCTCTTGAAGATCTGGGGCGTGGACGTCTCCCTGGGCGGCGAGGGGCTCCGGCCCGACGGCTGCTATCCAGGCACCGACGCGCGCGGCGTGGGTCGGCTCTTCGTGATGAACCACCGTGCGGCCTACGACATCTTCATCGCGCTCGCGCACCTGGAGGCGACGATCGTCTCGCGCGCGGATCTCGCGGGCTGGCCGGTGATCGGCGTGGCCGCGCGTCGCGTGGGGACGCTCTTCGTGGACCGCCAGAGCAAGGCGAGCGGCGCCGCAGTCGTAAACGCGATGACCACGGCGCTCGCGCGCGGCCGCGGGGTGATGGTCTTTCCCGAGGGCACCACCTACGCGGGCGACGAGGTGCGGCCGTTTCATCCCGGCGGTTTTCACGCGGCGGTGCGCGCGGGCGCGGAGGTCGTGCCGCTGGGCATGGCCTACCAGCGCGCGGACGCGGCGTTCGGCG encodes the following:
- the dnaJ gene encoding molecular chaperone DnaJ; protein product: MDKRDYYEVLGVERNADPTELKSAYRKLALKFHPDKNPGDKESEDKFKEASEAYEVLSDPEKRARYDQFGHSKNPFEGFGGNPFGGASINDIFGDLFGEMFGGQGRRRSQRGRGADLRFNLEVSFEEAAFGCDAQISLKKPKRCEACSGQGAKPGSTPKTCPTCRGSGEIRLTQGFFSIARPCSHCGGSGRVITDPCTTCKGRGAVESETTLTVKVPPGVDAGTRLKLTGEGEPGENGGPNGDLYVTLHVREHPIFSREDSDIWCEVPISFVQAALGAQLDVPTLDGKVKLKIPAGTQSGTVLRLKGKGVPQLGGYGRGDQHVRVVVETPSSLSKEQRELLEKFAQLSGEESHPQSRSFLSKVKELFGND
- the egtB gene encoding ergothioneine biosynthesis protein EgtB encodes the protein MFEAGVEIRATALLERFREVRATTERLAEPLEPDDYGLQSMTSASPPKWHLAHTSWFFETFLLQPAGLRSFHPQFAYLFNSYYESLGPRHARNARGLLSRPTVDEVYRYRAHVDAGVRALIGRFDARALGLLELGLHHEQQHQELLLTDIKHAFFQNPLRPAYQERRDPFGVAPMQRWLRFPEALRCVGHGSPGFSFDCEGPRHPTFVPAFSIASRPVTNRDYGAFIDDAGYHTPALWLSDGWALARAENWEAPLYWERADGGWQVFTLNGMKPVDPSEPVCHVSLYEALAFARWAGARLPTEQEWETASTGAAVAGNTLESGRLHPGPSSEGEPAALFGDVWEWTSSPFAPYPGYRPEDGALGEYNGKFMCNQFVLRGGSCATPRTHLRPTYRNFWPPETRFQFSGIRLAR
- a CDS encoding 1-acyl-sn-glycerol-3-phosphate acyltransferase, translating into MFAGLRLPLKTAGFLGWTFSLYGLLEAESLFAAAQRHEELVKTWQGRYGRGLLKIWGVDVSLGGEGLRPDGCYPGTDARGVGRLFVMNHRAAYDIFIALAHLEATIVSRADLAGWPVIGVAARRVGTLFVDRQSKASGAAVVNAMTTALARGRGVMVFPEGTTYAGDEVRPFHPGGFHAAVRAGAEVVPLGMAYQRADAAFGDEEFSTHMKRLARERVRVALEAGTPIQAAGRTTDEVRDETHARVQELVKRAREHVGPMVE